One genomic segment of bacterium includes these proteins:
- a CDS encoding DUF362 domain-containing protein produces the protein MPNSDPLNGPSPSPDKSSAVALFHDPRLTSYPSEPPFDPADLYPENPSRGCVAAGANPIYAYVRQLLADLGLDAKNFGSGQWNPLSDLVAPGGTVVIKPNLVDLKQGWIALGGERVLDMVTNGSVLRPLIDYAYHAVGPNGRIVVGDAPLVHAGFDAIVEGAGIKPMMETLSARGIAVELMDFREEFFARWSGERYELPGDRLGNSVLDIGNRSALDPLDSDPPAHYFTLADQTVHRTEPQRHHFKGCHEYCIPNTILGCDLFINVPKLKTHVKTGVTLSLKNLMGITHYRRWMPHHRTGAPPEGDEFPMDPGTILRHRERILRRVSRLPGGELFIRMAAYLRHSTARLVGHRDRTIIHGGWYGNDTLWRTLVDLNRVLFYGRPGGQFVPERRSYLSIVDGVIAGEGNGPVKPTTKPVGVLAASMDPVALDTVLAWIMGYEPTRIRLLQGAAASRDTLWLGHTDFNRIDVKTNIEDWRSLDLDFREPLGWEGYLKRGSALTLEMQERLRFMGPAVLP, from the coding sequence ATGCCGAATTCCGACCCCCTGAACGGGCCCAGCCCCTCGCCCGACAAATCATCTGCGGTTGCGCTGTTTCATGATCCGCGGCTGACGTCGTATCCTTCTGAGCCGCCCTTTGATCCTGCGGATCTTTATCCCGAAAATCCCAGTCGTGGTTGTGTTGCCGCTGGGGCGAATCCTATTTATGCCTATGTGCGTCAGTTGCTGGCCGATTTGGGCTTGGATGCGAAAAACTTCGGATCCGGGCAATGGAATCCATTGTCTGATTTGGTCGCTCCCGGCGGCACCGTGGTCATCAAGCCCAATCTGGTGGATTTGAAACAAGGCTGGATTGCTCTCGGGGGCGAGCGGGTGCTCGATATGGTCACGAATGGATCGGTGCTCCGGCCGCTTATTGACTACGCCTATCATGCGGTGGGACCGAATGGTCGTATTGTCGTCGGGGATGCACCTCTTGTTCATGCCGGTTTTGATGCGATTGTCGAGGGGGCCGGAATCAAACCGATGATGGAAACGTTGTCGGCTCGCGGGATCGCCGTGGAACTGATGGACTTCCGCGAAGAATTTTTCGCGCGCTGGTCGGGCGAACGCTATGAGCTGCCGGGGGATCGTCTCGGGAATAGCGTTCTGGATATTGGAAACCGCAGCGCCCTCGATCCCCTCGATAGCGATCCGCCCGCGCACTACTTCACGCTCGCTGACCAGACCGTTCATCGCACCGAGCCTCAGCGACATCACTTTAAGGGCTGCCACGAGTACTGCATTCCCAACACGATATTGGGATGTGATCTGTTCATCAACGTTCCAAAGCTCAAGACTCACGTCAAGACCGGCGTAACCCTTTCATTGAAAAACTTGATGGGGATCACGCACTACCGCCGCTGGATGCCCCACCATCGAACCGGTGCGCCGCCCGAGGGGGATGAATTCCCCATGGATCCGGGAACGATCCTGCGTCATCGGGAACGGATTCTTCGTCGCGTCAGCAGACTACCCGGCGGTGAGTTGTTCATTCGCATGGCAGCCTACCTCCGCCACAGCACAGCGCGGCTCGTCGGGCACCGCGATCGAACGATCATTCATGGCGGATGGTATGGAAATGACACCCTGTGGCGAACACTGGTTGATCTTAATCGAGTTCTCTTCTACGGCCGACCCGGTGGCCAATTCGTACCGGAGCGCCGAAGCTATCTCTCGATCGTGGATGGCGTCATCGCCGGTGAAGGCAATGGGCCGGTGAAGCCTACGACCAAGCCCGTGGGCGTCCTCGCCGCCTCGATGGATCCCGTTGCGCTTGATACGGTTCTCGCGTGGATCATGGGCTACGAGCCGACCCGTATCCGATTGCTGCAGGGAGCGGCTGCTTCGCGGGATACCCTCTGGCTCGGACATACGGACTTCAACCGTATTGATGTGAAAACCAACATCGAGGATTGGCGTAGTCTCGATCTCGATTTCCGCGAGCCTTTGGGATGGGAAGGTTATCTCAAACGCGGATCCGCGCTGACTCTCGAAATGCAGGAACGGCTCCGCTTCATGGGTCCGGCCGTGCTGCCGTAG
- a CDS encoding glycosyltransferase family 4 protein — MPMRVVITTTLNANLFRAKLVPLIRARPDVEVVVVTDREGPALDRVRWIWPRGLWRCFGRLGGRWLLLLREVMDPRTKLVMAYNVIPHGFFAVTTARIRRLPVFLHLIAGAADVRFAHNVKVADNRLITRTRNPRRIEKLAEWTIRRAAKLCVPGTNTENFLRSLGFPAERIVRLHSTIDPEVFHAPGGGERDIDVLVSAQLRVRKRPVFTLEVFRRILDARPNTRFCWLGDGPMQTEFEEALDRLGLRDAVLWTTTDGVADYYRRARIFLLCSMNEGLSLACMEAMACGMVPITTDCGDMAEIVRPGQTGELLSVAASSEEFSEAVLRLLEDSDLWQNFSSSSQELIRSEHSYPSAIEHWRALLAPFAEKAKDLI, encoded by the coding sequence ATGCCGATGCGCGTCGTCATTACCACTACCCTGAACGCGAATCTCTTCCGCGCCAAGCTCGTGCCCCTCATCCGCGCGCGACCCGACGTCGAGGTTGTCGTCGTCACGGATCGTGAGGGACCGGCGCTTGACCGTGTGCGCTGGATTTGGCCACGCGGGCTGTGGCGATGTTTCGGAAGACTCGGCGGGCGCTGGCTGCTGCTGCTGCGCGAGGTCATGGATCCCCGCACGAAGCTGGTCATGGCCTACAACGTGATCCCTCACGGATTCTTCGCCGTCACGACCGCCCGAATCCGCCGACTGCCGGTCTTCCTCCATCTGATTGCCGGTGCGGCGGATGTTCGCTTCGCGCATAACGTTAAGGTGGCCGACAATCGTCTCATCACCCGCACCCGGAATCCACGTCGGATCGAGAAACTTGCCGAATGGACAATCCGCCGCGCCGCCAAGCTCTGTGTTCCGGGCACCAACACGGAAAATTTCCTCCGCTCACTCGGATTTCCCGCCGAACGCATCGTCCGCCTTCACAGCACGATTGATCCCGAGGTTTTCCACGCACCGGGGGGCGGCGAACGCGATATTGATGTGCTCGTCTCCGCGCAACTTCGCGTGCGGAAACGTCCGGTTTTCACGCTCGAAGTCTTCCGTCGAATTCTCGACGCCCGCCCGAACACCCGCTTCTGCTGGCTCGGCGACGGCCCGATGCAAACCGAATTCGAGGAGGCTCTCGACCGTCTCGGCTTGCGCGACGCCGTCTTGTGGACCACGACCGACGGCGTGGCCGATTACTACCGCCGCGCCCGCATTTTCCTGCTGTGCTCCATGAATGAGGGACTCTCTTTGGCCTGCATGGAAGCGATGGCCTGCGGAATGGTTCCCATTACCACTGATTGCGGGGACATGGCCGAGATCGTTCGTCCCGGCCAAACCGGAGAACTGCTGTCCGTGGCCGCCTCATCAGAGGAGTTTTCCGAGGCTGTTCTTCGCTTGCTCGAGGACTCCGACCTCTGGCAGAATTTCTCCTCCTCATCTCAGGAACTGATCCGGAGTGAGCATAGCTATCCCTCTGCTATCGAGCACTGGCGGGCGCTGCTCGCTCCGTTTGCTGAAAAGGCCAAAGACCTTATCTGA
- a CDS encoding CapA family protein, with product MNCKRASQKIGLTLLLALTATCAVVNAGPRRPPRTPGLDECDSLFAVVIQPEGGTVRLSWYDMPGVSEWIVYRGTRADMSDCEIAAVVSDTCTWRESSTVISERIRLFYWVAARWFGGTPENYSIIADFEEPVALLSYSMDEDLEPSAWHRIVDGGYNPYGYSLELYGNTWKRHPIDTVWLEAGTIWRVAAKAETIGEGQAIGMADSANEMWYGLWGTEVRQLASWNNIYQGWEPAGTWAYFDLPVGEDWMGRFGYYPAVTTLLYANDSDNRRGVFRIDQIRDVTGTISLPPDARFRWRITGYPHPDTMEVAFCSMGCDPEGPLYRHFWSLGDGTFSTQAHPVHRFPARGVFSVALSIRDTSNRVDWIVQEVADTVADASRRITALFGGDVMMARRYEEAGGIIPTRGVNAIFENIRPLVSSVELAMCNLECPLTNATEHHPTKMYYFKGRPEYVEGLTFAGFDYCALANNHTYDYLDSGMFQTMHVLDSVGLLHSGCGETDGIARQPVFFSLNGLSVAIVSFCNRDGSWDNEQPFLGAGPSRPGFAMWNRPNMEQAIPALRDEADVVIVQVHSGFEYATEPPYLSQPDNDRAEWDEVISAVIPDTSDVDLRRYAIDLGADLVVNHHPHVIQGCEFYDGRLIAHSMGNFAFDQYLSETFFTMAIKTQLVGGVGATGFVMHPVFIDRYIPGPARGELGGAIIDYVADLSRPMNTWVMRAPEADTARIIPAGNRASCQRQDYGAELRLENRSGLAISAPFRLEGGGYLTRMSLDSMNMQFRVGRELLWYGNMEDEGATPWDLNSNFERYDTQLVCRGERSLRLNRAGGGNNSVSTNLLNRWPWTAGSYTMSGFARGENTREVRLEVRFWNQRTGGVLVNTQLIGEELSGLFFWKQSWDDVVRPEGGWYYDVRVNLRSPASGEGFAWFDDLALIRWEDWQSGMAELPFPNNLTYVQVRGPEDSESAPISYRREWYYPIDIGGGSPD from the coding sequence ATGAACTGCAAACGAGCTTCTCAAAAGATCGGTTTGACTCTACTGCTGGCGCTGACCGCGACCTGCGCCGTAGTCAACGCCGGTCCTCGCCGCCCGCCTCGTACTCCCGGTCTCGATGAGTGCGATTCCCTCTTTGCCGTAGTCATCCAGCCCGAGGGCGGTACTGTGCGCTTGAGCTGGTACGATATGCCGGGTGTCAGCGAGTGGATCGTGTATCGCGGCACGCGGGCGGACATGTCCGACTGCGAAATCGCCGCGGTCGTTTCCGATACCTGCACGTGGCGGGAGTCCTCTACGGTTATATCCGAGAGGATTCGTCTTTTCTACTGGGTGGCGGCGCGCTGGTTTGGCGGCACGCCCGAAAACTACTCGATCATTGCCGATTTCGAGGAACCGGTTGCGCTGCTGAGCTACTCCATGGATGAAGACCTTGAACCGAGTGCATGGCACCGCATCGTAGACGGCGGCTACAATCCGTACGGATACAGTCTCGAGCTCTACGGCAACACTTGGAAACGTCATCCGATTGACACGGTCTGGCTCGAGGCGGGAACCATCTGGCGAGTGGCGGCCAAGGCGGAGACAATCGGCGAGGGACAGGCGATTGGAATGGCCGACTCCGCCAATGAAATGTGGTACGGTTTGTGGGGTACTGAAGTCAGGCAGCTCGCGTCGTGGAACAACATCTATCAGGGGTGGGAGCCTGCCGGAACATGGGCGTATTTCGATTTGCCGGTGGGGGAAGACTGGATGGGCAGATTTGGCTACTATCCGGCCGTCACCACGCTCCTCTATGCCAATGATTCCGACAACCGACGGGGCGTTTTCCGGATTGACCAGATTCGCGATGTTACCGGCACCATCAGCCTTCCGCCCGATGCGCGTTTCCGCTGGCGCATCACCGGGTATCCGCATCCCGATACGATGGAGGTCGCTTTCTGCTCGATGGGTTGTGATCCCGAAGGTCCCCTCTATCGGCACTTCTGGTCCTTGGGTGATGGCACCTTCTCCACTCAAGCTCATCCGGTTCATCGCTTTCCCGCACGCGGAGTGTTTTCCGTGGCTCTCAGTATTCGCGATACATCCAACCGGGTGGACTGGATTGTACAGGAGGTGGCCGACACCGTTGCCGATGCCAGCCGCCGGATTACCGCGCTGTTCGGCGGAGACGTGATGATGGCCCGCCGCTATGAGGAAGCGGGAGGGATCATCCCTACTCGCGGCGTCAACGCCATTTTCGAGAATATCCGCCCGCTGGTCTCGTCCGTAGAACTTGCCATGTGCAATCTTGAGTGCCCGCTCACCAACGCGACCGAGCACCATCCCACCAAGATGTACTATTTCAAGGGTCGTCCCGAATACGTGGAAGGGCTAACGTTCGCGGGCTTCGACTACTGCGCGCTGGCCAACAATCACACCTATGATTATCTCGATTCGGGCATGTTCCAGACCATGCACGTGCTCGATTCGGTCGGACTCCTGCATTCCGGCTGCGGAGAGACCGACGGGATCGCCCGGCAGCCCGTCTTCTTCAGCCTGAATGGTCTGTCCGTTGCCATCGTATCCTTCTGCAATCGCGACGGCTCGTGGGACAATGAACAACCCTTCCTCGGCGCTGGGCCGTCGCGTCCGGGCTTCGCCATGTGGAACCGGCCCAACATGGAGCAGGCCATTCCCGCGCTCCGCGATGAAGCCGACGTCGTGATCGTCCAGGTGCATTCGGGATTCGAATATGCCACTGAGCCTCCCTACCTCAGCCAACCGGACAACGACCGAGCCGAATGGGATGAAGTCATCTCAGCGGTGATTCCCGATACCAGCGACGTGGACCTTCGCCGCTACGCCATTGATCTGGGCGCGGACCTTGTGGTCAATCACCATCCGCATGTGATCCAGGGCTGCGAGTTCTACGACGGCAGGCTGATCGCGCATAGCATGGGCAACTTCGCTTTCGACCAGTACCTCTCCGAGACGTTCTTCACCATGGCAATCAAGACTCAGCTCGTCGGAGGCGTGGGAGCGACCGGATTCGTGATGCATCCGGTCTTCATTGACCGCTACATCCCCGGCCCCGCCCGCGGCGAATTGGGGGGAGCCATTATTGACTATGTGGCCGATCTTTCGCGTCCGATGAATACCTGGGTCATGCGCGCGCCCGAGGCTGACACGGCGCGGATTATCCCGGCAGGCAATCGAGCCAGTTGTCAGAGGCAAGACTACGGAGCCGAACTACGATTGGAGAATCGAAGTGGATTGGCGATTTCCGCCCCGTTCCGATTGGAGGGAGGTGGCTATCTTACACGGATGTCTCTGGATAGCATGAACATGCAGTTCCGGGTGGGTCGGGAATTGTTGTGGTATGGCAACATGGAGGATGAGGGGGCTACCCCGTGGGACTTGAATAGCAACTTTGAACGGTATGATACGCAGCTTGTCTGCCGGGGTGAACGGAGCCTGCGCTTGAACCGAGCCGGTGGGGGGAACAATAGCGTCAGCACAAATCTGCTCAATCGCTGGCCGTGGACGGCTGGCTCTTACACCATGTCCGGCTTTGCGAGGGGTGAAAATACACGTGAGGTAAGACTTGAAGTTCGCTTCTGGAACCAGCGGACGGGCGGGGTTTTAGTGAATACGCAACTGATTGGCGAAGAGCTCAGCGGATTGTTTTTTTGGAAGCAGTCGTGGGACGACGTCGTCCGACCGGAGGGGGGCTGGTACTACGATGTCCGGGTCAACTTGCGATCCCCTGCGTCCGGCGAGGGATTCGCCTGGTTCGATGATTTGGCCTTGATTCGGTGGGAGGATTGGCAATCGGGGATGGCTGAACTTCCCTTTCCCAATAATCTGACCTACGTTCAGGTACGTGGGCCGGAAGACTCCGAAAGTGCCCCGATCTCCTACCGCAGGGAATGGTACTATCCGATTGACATCGGAGGCGGTAGTCCGGATTAG
- a CDS encoding gamma carbonic anhydrase family protein — MSTDGSILLPFKGILPRIHPTAWIAPGAVVIGDTEIGAESSVWFGCVIRGDVNFARIGSRVNIQDGAICHVNHDEFSLVIEDSVSVGHCVMLHGCRLERGCLIGIGARILDGVVVGSESLVAAGSVVREGTIIPAGELWAGIPAVKKRDLTPEARREILATADHYVQYRLHYMEK, encoded by the coding sequence ATGAGCACGGACGGATCCATTCTGCTTCCTTTCAAGGGTATTCTGCCGAGGATTCATCCGACCGCCTGGATCGCTCCCGGCGCGGTGGTCATCGGAGACACGGAAATCGGCGCCGAGTCCTCGGTGTGGTTTGGCTGCGTTATTCGCGGTGACGTGAACTTCGCCCGCATCGGCAGCCGCGTGAATATCCAGGACGGCGCCATCTGTCACGTCAATCACGATGAGTTTTCTCTCGTCATCGAGGATAGCGTTTCGGTCGGGCATTGCGTGATGCTTCACGGCTGCCGACTCGAGCGAGGTTGTCTGATAGGCATCGGTGCGCGGATTCTCGACGGTGTGGTGGTGGGAAGCGAGAGTCTGGTGGCCGCGGGTTCGGTGGTTCGCGAAGGCACCATCATTCCCGCCGGCGAACTCTGGGCCGGCATCCCCGCCGTCAAGAAACGCGATCTGACGCCGGAAGCCCGCCGCGAGATCTTGGCCACCGCCGATCACTACGTGCAATACCGTCTCCATTATATGGAGAAGTGA
- a CDS encoding cold shock domain-containing protein, protein MNQSSGQPTSTGTVKWFSMKKGFGFIEAENGEEVFVHYSSITGRGYRVLQPGDRVSFEKVPGPKGQQAFHVVVLSPQ, encoded by the coding sequence ATGAATCAGTCTTCCGGCCAGCCCACCAGTACGGGCACCGTGAAATGGTTCTCTATGAAAAAAGGATTCGGTTTCATCGAGGCGGAGAACGGAGAAGAAGTATTCGTTCACTATTCCTCGATTACCGGCCGCGGCTATCGGGTGTTGCAGCCCGGTGACCGCGTCAGCTTCGAGAAAGTCCCGGGTCCCAAAGGTCAACAGGCTTTCCACGTCGTGGTATTGAGTCCGCAATAG